The Nitrobacter hamburgensis X14 genome contains the following window.
AAGGTCGTCCCCCCGGTTGTTATATGAGGCCGCAAACGCTGGTTCGCAACCGCGCTTTACCCTGCAAATCCCCTTGATTCGACCGGTTTTCCCTGCCACACGCTCGCTAATGTCCGACCTCGCATTGCAGACTGTATCGCCCTCGCGCTCGCCATTGGCGGCGGAAGTCGCGCGCCGGCGCACCTTCGCGATCATCTCGCATCCCGACGCCGGCAAGACCACGCTGACGGAAAAGCTGCTGCTGTTCGGCGGCGCCATCAATCTCGCCGGGCAGGTCAAGGCCAAGGGCGAGCGGCGCAACACCCGGTCAGACTGGATGAAGATCGAGCGCGAGCGCGGCATCTCGGTGGTCACCTCGGTGATGACCTTCGAGTTCGAGAATCGGGTCTTCAATCTGCTGGACACACCGGGCCACGAGGACTTTTCCGAGGACACCTACCGGACGCTGACCGCCGTGGATTCCGCGGTCATGGTGATCGACGCGGCCAAGGGCATCGAGGCGCGCACCCGAAAGCTGTTCGAGGTCTGCCGTCTCCGCGACATTCCCATCATCACCTTCATCAACAAGATGGACCGGGAGAGCCGCGACACCTTTGATCTGCTCGACGAGATCGAGAAGACGCTGGCGCTCGATACCACCCCGATGACCTGGCCGGTCGGGCGCGGCCGCGATTTTCTCGGCACTTACGACATCGCGACCGGCGGCATCCGCCTGCTCGAGGGCGGCAGCGCCAAGACCGGCGCGGCCGAACAGATCGACATCGCCGATCTCGCCGCGCGCAATGCCAATCTGAATGTCGACGAGATCAGGGAGGAACTGGCGCTGGCGACCGAAGCCTGCAAGCCGTTCGAGCTTGACGCGTTTCGCGAGGGGCATCTGACGCCGGTGTATTTCGGCTCGGCGCTGCGCAATTTCGGTGTCGGCGATTTGCTGGATGGGCTCGGAAAATTCGCGCCGCCGCCGCGCGCGCAGGAGTCGAACCTGCGCAAGGTCGAGGCCGATGAGCCGCGCATGACCGCGTTCGTGTTCAAGATCCAGGCCAACATGGATCCGAATCATCGCGATCGCATCGCTTTCGCCCGCCTCTGTTCCGGCAAGCTGACGCGCGGCATGAAGGCGAAGCTGGTGCGCACCGGCAAGCCGATGCCGCTGTCGTCGCCGCAATTTTTCTTTGCTCAGGATCGCGCGATTGCGGACGAGGCGTTCGCCGGCGACGTGGTCGGTATTCCCAATCACGGCACATTGCGGATCGGCGATACCCTGACCGAAGGCGAGGATGTCACCTTCGTCGGCGTGCCGTCGTTTGCGCCGGAGATCGTGCGCCGCGTGCGGCTGACGGATGCGATGAAGGCGAAGAAGCTGAAGGAGGCCCTGCAGCAGATGTCGGAGGAGGGCGTCGTGCAGGTTTTCCGTCCGCGCGACGGTGCGCCCGCGCTGGTCGGCGTCGTCGGTATGCTGCAACTCGATGTGCTGAAAGCACGTCTCGCTGCCGAGTATTCGCTGCCGGTGGATTTCGAGACCAGCGAATTCCAGCTCGCGCGCTGGATTTCTTCCGACGATCACAAGAGGCTCGATACCTTCATCGCCGCCAACGGCTCCGGTGTCGCCGACGACGTCGATGGCGACCCGGTGTTCCTGGCCAAGAACGAATTCTATCTCGGTTACACGAAGGAACGGGCCGAAGGCATCACGTTCTCCAGCGTCAAGGACGTGAAGAAAACATCATAAGCCCGTAACGAAAACGGCCGGTGCGCAACCGGCCGTTTTCCGAGAGGCGCCGGCTAGCGCATCGAGCCGCCCGTGCGGGCGTTGCCGTTGATGTCCGCCGGCGGCGTTTTCGCGGACCCGGAGGGTTCGGTATTGACGCCGCGGCGCCCGGTTGCGGCGCCGACCGTGCCGTTCGTCGATCCCTTCGGATGGACCTTTTTGGTATGCGCGGATCCGGACGCTCCGGCGCTGCCACGGACGCTGTCGTTCTGCTGCTCATGACCGTATGTCGGGGCTTGAGCCTGGGCACCGGCAATTCCGAAAGCGGCGATAGCGGCGGCGGCGGCGAGAAGTCTGACGTTCATATGTATAAGCTCCATTTGGTTGGTGGAGCGGCGACAACTGCGATCACGCGCTGGCGTTCCCCGTCGTTCAAGGTGATTGCTGGGTGTTGTTGCGACGAAAACGTGTTTGCCTCTGTTCTTGCGCCGTGTTGCCTGAAACTCCTCAAAAATGATACTCGGAGATCAGTGCTCATAAGGAGGATACGATGGGACTATCGGTGATGATTGCTGGCCTTGTTCTGTTCCTCGGTGTGCACCTCGCCACGACACGGCGCGATTTTCGTAAGCGGTTGATCTCGTCCTATGGCGAAGGACCATACAAGATGGGGTTTTCGCTGATTTCCGCGGCTGGTGTCGCGCTGATCGTCTGGGGATTCCTGACCTATCGCGCCACCGGCTGGATCGACGTCTGGTATCCGCCGCGGGTGATGAAGCACATCGCCGAAGCGCTGATACTGCCCGCGATCATCCTGGTGGTGGCGTCGTATATCCGTGGCCGCATCTATGCGAAGCTGAAGCATCCGATGTTGGCAGGCGTCAAGCTGTGGGCGGCGGCGCATCTGCTCGCCAACGGCGATCTTGGCTCGATCATTCTGTTCGGCTCGATCCTGGCGTGGGCGGTGATCGACCGCATCTCGCTCAAGCACCGGACCGACCCCAGCGGGTTGCAGATTCCGGTTGGCGGGGTTCGCAACGACGTGATCGCGATTGTCGTCGGCTTCGTCGTCTATCTTGCGCTCGGCCTTCTCTTCCATCCTTACGTCGTCGGCGTTCCCGCCTTTGGAGCATAGCATGTCGGTCCAGTCGGCGATCAGGCGCAGGACAGCACCCGACATTCGCGCTCGCAAGAACGGCGATCCGATCGTGATGCTGACCTCGTATCACGCCCATACCGCGGCGCTGGTCGACCGCCATTGCGACGTCATTCTGGTCGGCGACAGCCTCGGCAACGTGATGCACGGTTTCGAGACCACGGTGCCGGTCACGCTGGACATGATGATCCTGCAGGGCCGCGCGGTGATGCGCGGGTCGCAACAGGCGCTGGTCGTGGTGGATATGCCGTTCGGCTCCTACGAGGCCTCGAAGGAGCAGGCTTTTCATTCCGCCGCACGCATTCTCAAGGAGACGCTCTGTGGCGCGGTGAAACTCGAAGGCGGCGTGAAGATGGCGGAGACCATCGCGTTTCTCACCGCGCGCGGCGTTCCCGTGATGGGGCATGTCGGCCTGACGCCGCAATCCATCAACACGCTGGGCTCGTTTCGCGCGCAGGGACGCGAGGAGGGAACGTGGCGGCCGATCGAGGACGATGCGCGTGCCGTGGCGGAGGCCGGCGCATTCTCGATGGTGATCGAGGCGGTCGCAGAGCCCTTGGCGCGCAAGATTACGGAAAGCGTGGCGATCCCGACCATCGGCATCGGCGCCAGCCCCGCTTGTGACGGCCAGGTGTTGGTGCTGGAGGACATGCTCGGGTTGTCGCCGCGCGCGCCGAAATTCGTCCGGCGCTATGGCGAACTCGGCCCCATGATCGAGGCCGCGATCGAAGGCTATGCGCGCGATGTGCGTAGCCGCGCCTTTCCCGGCCCGGAACACGTTTATGCGATGAAGCCGAAGGCCAGCTAGATCGCGTGCCTGCTGTTGTGCGGTTGGCACCTTGATCGGGCTCGTTTTGCCTTGTCGGCGCCATATCGCTAGGGTATCGCCGCCGCCATCGGAGGAGATGCGCGCGGTGTCGCGTCGCGGGCTTGCGGAAAATCGGGGACGGGGAAACATTAAGTGACTGAGCTTTTTAGCGAAATTGACGATGAGTTGCGCCGCGAGCAGGTCAAGAGGGTTTGGAGCCGCTATTCGGGGCTGATCGTCGCCGCCGCTATCCTGATCGTTGCCGCTGTTGGCGGCTGGCGTGGATATCTGTACCTCCAGACCCAGAAGTCCGCCGAGGCCGGTTCGGCCTTCGAGGCAGCGGCGACGCTGGCCGATCAAAACAAGTATGCCGAAGCCGAAGCGGCCTTCACGAAGCTGGCGGCGACCGCGCCGCCCGGATATCGCAACCTGTCGCGCCTTCGCGCTGCCGCCGAAGCCGTCAAGCGCGACCCCAAGGAGGCGGTCAAGCTCTATGACGCGATCGCCGCCGACAGCGGGTTCGGCAGCGCGGAGCGCGATCTCGCGCGGGTGCGTGCCGCCGGATTGCTGCTGGATACCGAGACCTACAACAACATGCTGCAGCGGCTGGAGCCGGCGACCGCGCCCCAGGCGGCCTTCCGCCACACCGCGCGCGAACTGCTGGCGTTGTCCGCCTGGCGCGCCAACGATACGACGGCCGCGCGAAAATGGCTCGATATGATCGGCGAGGACGGCCAGACACCGTCCAGCCTGCGCAGCCGCGCCGAAGCCTTGCAAGCCTTGCTGCCGCCGGTTGCGAAGAGCTGAGCCAGGATGTGCTGACCTCAAGTTTGAACGAGAACCGTTTATGCGCCGCTCGCAACGCCTGATTGCCACCGCTGTTCTGATCTCGTTCTGCGGCGTGCTGGCCGGTTGCAGCGGCGGCGGCCTGAGCAATTGGGATCCATCCGATATGCTCGACTTCCTCGATACCAAGAAGAAGCTGCCGGGCAAGCGCGAGCCGGTTTTCCCGGATGGTGTTCCGGGCATAGAGCAGGGCGTCCCGAAGGATCTCTACAAGAGCAACGTCGAGCAACAGCAGCAGGAGCAAGCGGCCGCGGCCGCTGCGGCTGCGCCGTCGGATGAATCCGGGCAAGCGCGGCGGTCGGGGACACCGGAGAGGACGGCCGGCGTGCCTGCCGGCGCCGAGACCGGTGCTGCGGATGGCGCCCCCGCTGCGCCGCCCCGCAAGCCGAAGCGGCTGGTCCATCGGCGAGCCACCTCGCTGCCCAAGGAAGAACCAGCACCGCAGCAGCAGGCCGCGCCGCAGCGGCAGCCGGTGCAACAGTCCGAGCCCGCTGCATCGCCATTTCCGGCACCGCTGCCTAGCGACAGCTTCTCGCGCTGACACAGAGCGGTATCGGCGCCGCCGAAACGCTGGTATTGAGACGCCGCCCCTGCCGGGCAGGGAACACCGATGTCCTTCACCATTGCCATCATAGGCCGACCCAATGTCGGCAAGTCGACCCTGTTCAACCGTCTGGTCGGACAGAAACTGGCGCTGGTCGATGACAAGCCCGGCGTGACCCGCGACCGCCGCGAAGGGCAGGCGCGGCTCGGCGATCTCGATTTCACGGTGATCGACACCGCCGGCCTCGACGAGGGACCACGCGGCTCGTTGACGGCGCGTATGCAGGAACAGACCGAGACTGCGATTGCAGCCGCCGATGCCCTGATGTTCGTATTCGATGCGCGCGCGGGCCTGACGCCGACCGATCGCTCGTTTGCCGATTTCGCGCGGCGTGCCAACAAGCCGGTCGTGCTGGTCGCCAACAAGAGCGAAGGCAGGCACGGGGAAGCCGGCGCGCTGGAGTCCTACGCGCTGGGGCTCGGCGATCCCGTCGGGGTGTCCGCCGAGCACGGCGAGGGCATGAGCGATCTCTACGACGCCTTGCGCGGCGTAATGCCGGAACCCACCGAAGAAGCCGAGGAATTCGACGATGACGACATCATCGAGTCCGAGGATATCTCGCAGCGGCCGATCCGCGTGGCGATCGTTGGGCGCCCCAACGCCGGCAAATCGACGCTGATCAATTATCTGCTTGGGGAAGAGCGTCTGCTGACCAGTCCCGAAGCCGGGACCACGCGGGATTCCATTTCGGTCGAACTCAACTGGCAGGGCCGCGATTTTCGTATCTTCGACACCGCCGGGTTGCGGCGCAGGTCGCGGATCGAGGAGAAGCTTGAGAAGCTGTCGGTGGCGGATACGTTGCGCGCCGCCAGGTTCGCCGAAGTCGTCGTGCTGATGATGGATGCGCAGAACAGGTTCGAGGAGCAGGACCTCCGCATCGCCGACCTGATCGAGCGCGAGGGCCGCGCGCTGGTGATCGCCGTGAACAAGTGGGATTTGATGGGGCGGCAATCCAGTCTCATCGCTGCGCTGCGGACCGATGCTGATCATCTGCTGCCGCAGGTCAAGGGCATGCCGATCGTCGCTGTCTCCGGCTTGATGGGCGAGGGAGTCGACCGGCTGATGACGGCGATCCAGGACGCTTACGCGATCTGGAACCGCCGCGTGCCGACCGCGGCGCTCAATCGTTGGTTCGAGCAGGCGGTCGATGCCAACCCGCCGCCGGCCGTGTCAGGGCGGCGGCTGAAACTCAACTACGTAACCCAGGCCAAGGCGCGGCCGCCGAGTTTCATCGTGTTCTGTTCGCGGGCGGATGCGGTTCCTGAATCCTACCTGCGCTATCTGGTCAACAGCCTGCGCGGCTTTTTCGATCTGCCGGGAACGCCGATCCGCATCACGCTTCGCGAAAAGGCCAATCCGTTCGCGCATAAGCGCAAGCGCAAATCATAGCGCGTATTCCGCAAAAGTGGACACCGGTTTTGCGATCAGAATACGCGCAAGTTTGGAATGTTGGTCAGCGGTTGCGAGGAGGCTGCGCACGCTGCAGAAGCTGCGCCCTGTAATTCTCCAACAAGTCGGCGGCCAGTCCAGCCGGAGTCCGGCGAGCGCCGCCGGCCTTTTCGTTGGACAGCGAGTTCTTGAGGGTAATGGCGCGTATCACGCGCTCGACAACGGCTTGCATCGACAGCTCCTGACCCGACCGAACCTATCCATCGCGCATGACGTTCCAGTCATTTGTGAGGCGGCCGCCCCAAACGGTTCAATGCGCCGGCGCGGGGGAACTACCAATCGCCGCCCAGGCAAGGATCAGGCCGACGGCGGATGGAAGCTCATCACCTTGCGGCTGTTGTAGTCGTAAAGTTTGCCGGTCTCGTTCCAGGACGGCAGGCACATCGGCACGATGAATTCCGCAACCTGTTCCGGCGTGTCCAGCCTCATGGGATCCTCGCCGGGAAACACGGCGGCGCGCATCCGGGTTCGGATCGGTCCCGGATCGAACAGGTTGACGCGGAGCGGGGTCGAGGCGGTCTCGTTTGCCCAGCACCGCACCAGCGTATCCAGCGCGGCCTTCGAGGCCGCATAGGGACCGCGATAGGCGTTGGCCTTGCTGGCGGCGCCAGACGTGACGAACACCGCGCGTCCGGCGTCGGATTGCCGCAGCAGCGGCTCCATGCAGCGGATCAGTTGAAAATTCGCGGTGACGTTGATCGCCATCACGTCCTGCCATGGCTTCAGCTCGATGTGGCCGAGCGGCGAGGACGGACCGGCGATGCCGGCGTTGCCGACAAGAATATCGAGCTTGCCGTGGCGCTCGTTCAGGGCCGCGCCGAGCCGGGCGATGCCGTCGAAGTCGGTGAGATTGAGCGGCACCAGCGTCGCGCTGCCGCCGTCCTTGCGGATGTCGTCGTCGAGCTCTTCGAGCCCTCCTTGCGTGCGCGCCACGGCGATCACATGCGCGCCGGCTTTTGCGAGCGCCCGCGCGGTGGCATAGCCGATGCCGCGCGAGGCGCCGCTGACGAGCGCGATACGGGAGGCGAGCGGTTGTGTCATGAGACGGGTGCTTCTGTACTAGTGGGTGGATTTGACATTCGCTACCGCACCTGCTGCGGGCATCGCGATGCGAATGTCAAATCCACCCGCCAGGCGGTTACGACACCGCGTTTGCTGGCATATATCCTTGCCTGAAGCAGCTTCGTGTAGCAAAACACAGCCCTAAACTCCGATATTTCAAGGATTCGGTGCCGACGGTCTTGTCGACCCTCAATAACGTCCCGGAAATCCCTATGGCAAGCACTGAGGCAGCGCGAGGCATGACCGATTCGCATTATCTCGACCGCGCTCGTGAAAAGCTGATTGTGGCTCTCGATTTTTGGGAGGTTGAGGACGCCAGGAAGCTTGTTCGGAAGCTGGGTGACGAGGTCTCTTTTTACAAAGTCGGTCTGGGTCTCCAGCTCGTTGGCGGAAACGAGTTTGCCAAGGAGCTTATTGTCGAGGGCAAGCGGGTCTTCCTAGATTACAAGTACTACGACATCGAAGAGACCGTTCAACGCGCGGTCGCACAAGCAGCCGAATTGAAAATCACGTTCCTGACCGTGCACGGCGTCGCGAGCATCATGAAAGCCGCCGTCGCCGGCCGCGGCAACTCCGACATGAAGATTCTCGGCGTCACCGTGCTGACGAGCATGGATGCCGAGGACATCAAGGAGATGGGCTTCGACGGCAAAGTCGAAGACCTTGTCATTGCCCGCGCGAAGAAAGCGCTTGAGGTTGGGGTCGACGGCGTCGTCGCGTCGGCGCTGGAAGCCGCCGAGCTTCGAAAACAGACGAGCAACAAGCTGATGATCGTGTCGCCCGGTATCCGCCCGAGCGGCGGCGCCAGGCACGATCAGAAGCGGGTGGCCACACCGTTTGAAGCCATACGGGCGGGAGCCGATTATCTGGTGTTGGGCAGACCCATTTACGCGGCGGACGATCCGAAAGCCGCCGCGCAAGCGATCATCCAGGAGATGGCGGACGCGCTGCGCCCGGATTGAGGTCGATCCGTGGCCGATGCGCTGGAGTAGATTAAGGAAAAGTCGGAGGGATGACTTTTAACTAAGAGTTGATGCCTACACCGACGATTAAAAGATCAGGTATTTCTTTTTCGGTATCGATAGGTCTTACGGGAAGCTTTGCTGTGGATTCTAACGCCTCTTTCACAGCTACAGCACGCGAACTCCATCCTGTCACTAGTCCGTCGCCAAGGCCACTACCCGTGCTTAGCCACGCCTGATCCCATCCTGCCTGCTTGAACGCGTCGAAGATACTCTGGGCAAGCTCCCTTCCGAGTGCGTTCTCATACATGATTTGCGCACGACTTTTTTGAATTTGCTTCAGCTTTGAAGCGAGATCATCAATTTGGGATTTGCTGAGGGGAATCCAGCTTTGGCCCACGGTCATTCGTAGCGTGCGCTCAAGTGAGTCAATCTTGGCTTTCGCTTCTTCTGGAGTCGCCCCTTTTAGCTTCTCGCGATAATCTGAGAGTTGACGATCCTGTAATTCAATCTGCGCATTCTTACCGGCGAGAACGCTGCTATAGGACCAGCCTATCGCGAGCCAAATTAATCCGCTCGCGATGGCAACCGCGATTGCGAATGGAATGGGTGCGGTCGTTACAGCCCCCCATTGCTCCAAGAGCTTGATCAGATCAGGCATTTCGATCCCCTAGCAGGCTGTTGAAGAAGTCTCTGGCGCAGCGGTTCTGGGCATGATTCTCTTGATGCGGATGCGTCGAGGGGGGAGCGATGCGGGGAAGCGACGAACGGTCAGGCTCGCTGTTCAGCTATGTGGACTTGGAGGCTCGGATTCGCTCCGACCATCCGCTGCGAACGATCCGACAGATCGCGAACGCGGCGTTGAATGATC
Protein-coding sequences here:
- a CDS encoding peptide chain release factor 3, with the translated sequence MSDLALQTVSPSRSPLAAEVARRRTFAIISHPDAGKTTLTEKLLLFGGAINLAGQVKAKGERRNTRSDWMKIERERGISVVTSVMTFEFENRVFNLLDTPGHEDFSEDTYRTLTAVDSAVMVIDAAKGIEARTRKLFEVCRLRDIPIITFINKMDRESRDTFDLLDEIEKTLALDTTPMTWPVGRGRDFLGTYDIATGGIRLLEGGSAKTGAAEQIDIADLAARNANLNVDEIREELALATEACKPFELDAFREGHLTPVYFGSALRNFGVGDLLDGLGKFAPPPRAQESNLRKVEADEPRMTAFVFKIQANMDPNHRDRIAFARLCSGKLTRGMKAKLVRTGKPMPLSSPQFFFAQDRAIADEAFAGDVVGIPNHGTLRIGDTLTEGEDVTFVGVPSFAPEIVRRVRLTDAMKAKKLKEALQQMSEEGVVQVFRPRDGAPALVGVVGMLQLDVLKARLAAEYSLPVDFETSEFQLARWISSDDHKRLDTFIAANGSGVADDVDGDPVFLAKNEFYLGYTKERAEGITFSSVKDVKKTS
- a CDS encoding NnrU family protein: MGLSVMIAGLVLFLGVHLATTRRDFRKRLISSYGEGPYKMGFSLISAAGVALIVWGFLTYRATGWIDVWYPPRVMKHIAEALILPAIILVVASYIRGRIYAKLKHPMLAGVKLWAAAHLLANGDLGSIILFGSILAWAVIDRISLKHRTDPSGLQIPVGGVRNDVIAIVVGFVVYLALGLLFHPYVVGVPAFGA
- the panB gene encoding 3-methyl-2-oxobutanoate hydroxymethyltransferase, coding for MSVQSAIRRRTAPDIRARKNGDPIVMLTSYHAHTAALVDRHCDVILVGDSLGNVMHGFETTVPVTLDMMILQGRAVMRGSQQALVVVDMPFGSYEASKEQAFHSAARILKETLCGAVKLEGGVKMAETIAFLTARGVPVMGHVGLTPQSINTLGSFRAQGREEGTWRPIEDDARAVAEAGAFSMVIEAVAEPLARKITESVAIPTIGIGASPACDGQVLVLEDMLGLSPRAPKFVRRYGELGPMIEAAIEGYARDVRSRAFPGPEHVYAMKPKAS
- a CDS encoding tetratricopeptide repeat protein gives rise to the protein MTELFSEIDDELRREQVKRVWSRYSGLIVAAAILIVAAVGGWRGYLYLQTQKSAEAGSAFEAAATLADQNKYAEAEAAFTKLAATAPPGYRNLSRLRAAAEAVKRDPKEAVKLYDAIAADSGFGSAERDLARVRAAGLLLDTETYNNMLQRLEPATAPQAAFRHTARELLALSAWRANDTTAARKWLDMIGEDGQTPSSLRSRAEALQALLPPVAKS
- the der gene encoding ribosome biogenesis GTPase Der, whose product is MSFTIAIIGRPNVGKSTLFNRLVGQKLALVDDKPGVTRDRREGQARLGDLDFTVIDTAGLDEGPRGSLTARMQEQTETAIAAADALMFVFDARAGLTPTDRSFADFARRANKPVVLVANKSEGRHGEAGALESYALGLGDPVGVSAEHGEGMSDLYDALRGVMPEPTEEAEEFDDDDIIESEDISQRPIRVAIVGRPNAGKSTLINYLLGEERLLTSPEAGTTRDSISVELNWQGRDFRIFDTAGLRRRSRIEEKLEKLSVADTLRAARFAEVVVLMMDAQNRFEEQDLRIADLIEREGRALVIAVNKWDLMGRQSSLIAALRTDADHLLPQVKGMPIVAVSGLMGEGVDRLMTAIQDAYAIWNRRVPTAALNRWFEQAVDANPPPAVSGRRLKLNYVTQAKARPPSFIVFCSRADAVPESYLRYLVNSLRGFFDLPGTPIRITLREKANPFAHKRKRKS
- a CDS encoding SDR family NAD(P)-dependent oxidoreductase produces the protein MTQPLASRIALVSGASRGIGYATARALAKAGAHVIAVARTQGGLEELDDDIRKDGGSATLVPLNLTDFDGIARLGAALNERHGKLDILVGNAGIAGPSSPLGHIELKPWQDVMAINVTANFQLIRCMEPLLRQSDAGRAVFVTSGAASKANAYRGPYAASKAALDTLVRCWANETASTPLRVNLFDPGPIRTRMRAAVFPGEDPMRLDTPEQVAEFIVPMCLPSWNETGKLYDYNSRKVMSFHPPSA
- the pyrF gene encoding orotidine-5'-phosphate decarboxylase → MTDSHYLDRAREKLIVALDFWEVEDARKLVRKLGDEVSFYKVGLGLQLVGGNEFAKELIVEGKRVFLDYKYYDIEETVQRAVAQAAELKITFLTVHGVASIMKAAVAGRGNSDMKILGVTVLTSMDAEDIKEMGFDGKVEDLVIARAKKALEVGVDGVVASALEAAELRKQTSNKLMIVSPGIRPSGGARHDQKRVATPFEAIRAGADYLVLGRPIYAADDPKAAAQAIIQEMADALRPD